GTGAAGGTCAGGATCGAATGGTTGTCGCCGCAGGCGGCCAGGCCATGCGCCAGGATCGTCAACGCCTCCTTCTCGACATCGAGAACGCGGTGATTGTCCGACCAGGAATCGGTCGACAGCGACACGTCGACAAGGATGGTGACGGCAAGGTCATGCGCCTGCGGCCGGCTCATCAGGTGAATGCGATCGCTTCCCTGGCCGCCTGCCGCAAGATCGGTGCGTGCGCGAACTACGGCATCGAGATCGAGGTCGGCGCCGTCCATCTGCGCGCGCAGGATCTCATGACGCGGTCTGAGCACCTCGAACTGGCGCCGCACGCGACGAATGAGGCTTTGCGTCTCGGATGTCAGTTCGGCGCGGTCGGCGAGCGCGGAAGCGGGGGAAGCCAACACGCGGCAATGGTCCTTGAGATAGGTACCGGTGCGGTAGTTCCACTCCGGATAAGTGTGTTCGGCCGTCAAGGGTGTGACGTCGACCGCCTCGGGCGGCAGGTCCAGATCGAACCGGAAGCGTGCGCTCGGGCGCCCCTTCCGTTCGCCGAGCGTCATCTCGTCCAGCTCTTCCGCCGCCTTCGCGTCGTGGTCGTCGCGGTCGTCGGCAGGCCGGTCGACATTGACCATCTCCGACATCGCGAGGATCTTCTCGAAGCGGTTGAGAATGAAGGGGCTGCGGTCGCCCTTGCGATTCTCGGCGTTCTCTCGGGCCGCGACATGGCGTTCGGTCTCGACGGCGGGCGACGCTGCCCTGCCCTGCGCCGGCTCATCGTCTTCGCGCCGCGTCTCGGTTTCGGCGCGCACCAGCGCATCCGGCCAGAGCGGCAGAGGCAGCATCGGCAGGTAGCCGGGCGGTGTGCGATGCGGGAAGATGACGGGCAAGGTCTTGTCCGGCTCCCCCGCGGCCTTCCGCAACATGCCGAGAATGCGGTTTTCGACATGCTGTTCTATGGATGGCAGCGTGCCTCGGGTCCGCTCCGCAAGGACGGCAGCCGCCAGCCGGCGGTAACGCGCGCGCATGCCCGGAAACGTGCCCAACACGGCAGCGACCGTTACTTCCGCACGGGCGAGTGCGGCAAGATCGCAGCGGAGCAGATCGGCCTCCGCCAGCGGTTCCAGCGACATCGTCGCCATGTAGGCGACAAGCCAGAAATAGAGGTCGCGGTTGAGGTCCCTGTCCGGGAAAAGATCGATCTCCGCCGGCAGCATCAGCGATGCGTGATCGCGCCCGGGCTGCACCAGCTTCTCTTCCCCGAGCCCCACCCTCTGGCGCCATTTCAACCTGTGGCCCGAGGTACGCCCACGCGCCGGGGCGATCTGCACTGCGCTCTCGCCGCCGTGTCCGCGGAACGAGATCGCGAGCACCGGCAGGAGATCGGCGAGCTGCACCGCGTGCTCCGGGTGGCGCCGCCACGTGCGCGTGTTGCCGATGAAGCGGTGCCAGGCACGGCCGACCGTTTCTTCCAGTTCGAGGAAATCGAGCATCGCCAGGACCTCAGGCTATCAGGGAATCGGCCACTTCCAGCAGCGCTGCCCTGA
The genomic region above belongs to Sinorhizobium mexicanum and contains:
- a CDS encoding nitric oxide reductase activation protein NorD is translated as MLDFLELEETVGRAWHRFIGNTRTWRRHPEHAVQLADLLPVLAISFRGHGGESAVQIAPARGRTSGHRLKWRQRVGLGEEKLVQPGRDHASLMLPAEIDLFPDRDLNRDLYFWLVAYMATMSLEPLAEADLLRCDLAALARAEVTVAAVLGTFPGMRARYRRLAAAVLAERTRGTLPSIEQHVENRILGMLRKAAGEPDKTLPVIFPHRTPPGYLPMLPLPLWPDALVRAETETRREDDEPAQGRAASPAVETERHVAARENAENRKGDRSPFILNRFEKILAMSEMVNVDRPADDRDDHDAKAAEELDEMTLGERKGRPSARFRFDLDLPPEAVDVTPLTAEHTYPEWNYRTGTYLKDHCRVLASPASALADRAELTSETQSLIRRVRRQFEVLRPRHEILRAQMDGADLDLDAVVRARTDLAAGGQGSDRIHLMSRPQAHDLAVTILVDVSLSTDSWSDNHRVLDVEKEALTILAHGLAACGDNHSILTFTSRRRDWVRVETVKAFDEPMSGLVEARIAALKPGYYTRIGAAIRHASAELHKQPNRKKLLLVLTDGKPNDVDHYEGRFALEDSRRAVSEARRSGISTFAVTVDREARSYVPTMFGQNGYAMVGNIARLPAALPAIYRGLAG